The Flavobacterium faecale genomic sequence ATTTGGTCCAAATTTGGTAGACGCATCACGTCTTAACATAGCTGACAAAAGGTATTTCCCTTTGAAATCATATTGCATTCTACCAAAATAAGAAAGACGTCTTTCATCATATGCGTACGAAGCATTTGTTTTGGCATCCAAAATACCTGTAGTCAAAGATATATCAGCATAGGCCCATTCATTATTTGGTACATCATATCCTGTTCCAGTCAAACTATTTCCCCATTCTTTAAAAATGGTATTTCCTAGAGTACCTACAAAATTATGATCATTTACTTTTTTGGTATAAGTAAGAAATGCGTCAAAAGAGTAATTATTATCATTAACCGTTTGTTGGGTTACTGAACTTCTAACTACATCAAAAACTTTTCCTCCATAATGTACTTCTTTAGCAAATATTCTCGATTTACTATTTGACGTATTGAATCCAATAGAAGATGCAAAAACTAAACCAGTTGCAACTTTGTAATCCAATCCGAAATTTCCATTTATTTTCTTAAAATTATAACTATTGTAAGTGTTATCAATCTGCGCCAATGGATTAATAATTTCGTTACCAAATCCTGTTGTAATTGGAACCAAAGTAAAATTACCATCTGCATCTCTTGGAGCTATCGTTGCTGGTACATTCAAAGCATTAAATAAAACCGAACCTAAGCCGTTTTCGCTCAATGTTTTACGATCGAATTGTGTATAAATAACATTGGTTTTTAATTTTAAACGATCTGTAACATCTGCCCCTAAAGCAACTCTAGCAGTATTTCTTAAAAATCCTGATTTACTTTCGCCAACAATACCATTTTGATCTAAGTGCGATGCACTTACAGCATAAGTCATTTTCTCAGACCCACCATTAACACTCATATCGTGATTGATGATTGGTACACCTGTACTCATAACTTCTTTTTGCCAATTAGTTCCTTTACCCAATCCGGTTACGTTAGGATATTGTACTGCACCTCCACCATTTGCATAACTTTCATTCAAAAGCAAAGCATATTCGGTGGCATTCAATAAATTCAATTTTTTTGAAGCTTCTTGGAATCCTGCGTAGGTATTATATGAGATTCTTGCTTTAGAATTCTTTTTACCTGATTTTGTAGTAACCAATATAATACCGTTTGCACCAATAGTACCGTAAATAGCAGCTTGTGCATCTTTTAAAACAGTAAGTGATTCAATATCATTAGGATTTAGCAATCCTAATTCTCCAACATAACCATCAATAATAGTAGTTGGCCCACTAGTTCCATTTGTACCAACTCCACGTATTCTAATATCCAAGGCAGCTCCAGGAGACCCTGATTGTGTAGTAACATTTACACCGGCAACAGTACCTTGTAACGCTTGCTCGATTTTTACTGGTTTCAAAATCTCTAGCGTTTTACTGTCTATAACAGATACGGCTCCAGTTACTTCTCTTTTCTTTTGGCTACCGTAACCAATCACGACAACTTCGTCCAAAGTTTTTGCGTCACTGTCCATAATAACATCTAAGTTGTTTTTTGAAGCAGTCACTTTATATTCGAAAGTTTTAAAACCAATAAAGGAAACTACAACAACAGCACCCGAAGGTATTTTCTTTAACGTAAAATTACCATCAAAATCTGTAGATGTACCTATGGCAGTATTCTTTATTTGAACATTCGCTCCTGGTATTGTAAGCCCAGTAGCTTTTTCTTTTACTACTCCACTGAGATCATATCCTTGGGCGAAACCCAAAGTGGATAGCATTAGAAAAACAATTAGTAGATAATTTGATTTCATAATTAGTTAGTTTTTTGTGAATGATAAAATTAACACAGCAAAGTCCGAATTCCTCAAAAATAACCTCTACAAAAAACATACAATTCAAAAATAAACCAGTATTACTGCTAATTACAAGCATATTAAAAGATTTTTCCTATTATTAAAGCTAAAATCTAAATGTTAAGAAAATAAAAAAACCACAACATATTATAAATGTTGTGGTAATGTATAGTTTTTGACCGCTTAATTGGTAGAACTATACAGCCAAAATATACTCAGCAAGCCCTTGTTCATGTGCTAAATCCATTTTTTTACGCAATCGGTATCTTTTTATCTCTACAGAACGTACTGATATATTTAACAATGGAGCAATTTCTTTTGACGATAAATTCAGTCTCAAATAGGCACATAATTTCAAATCATTAGCCGTAAGGTTGGGATGAATCTCTTTCATTTTTTTCAGGAATTCTTTATCTGTTTTAGCAAAAGCATCTTGAAAAACACTCCAGGAATCTTTTCCGGTAATATTTTTATTAATTGTCGAGATGACCGATTTTATGCTTCGACTATCTCCATCTTCCGTACTCTTTTTTAAATCATCTTGAATAAAAGTCAACAACTCATTTTTACTATTTAAGTTCATCTCCGAGGCGGCTAACTCCTTATTAATGTCATCGACATTTTGAGACAGCTTTTCATTTTTTAAACGCATCAATTGTTGTTCATTCTCAAGCTCTTTAATTTCGAGCAAAAGATTATTCTCTTCTATTAATTTCTCCTGTTGTTTACGATGGTACAAATTGTATTGGTCCAACATTAACTTTACCGATATAAAACCTAAGATCAAATACATTATAACTGCAAAATTGGTTCCGTACCAAGGTTTCAAAATTGTAAAATTGTAGACTTGTGTATTTTCTAAATTTGAATTTGCAAACTTGGCCTTTACTTTAAACACATAATCACCGGAAGGAAGATTTTTAAAATTCACCGAAGACTTTACATTCCAATCACTCCACTCCTCTTGAAAACCCTCTAAGGCATATTGATATTCAGCATTAATGTACTTATTGTATTCTGGCACGGTATAATTAAAACTTATATTGTTTTCGTCATGATTAAACTCACCTTCAACATCAATCGGATTATTATGCAGTTCACCATTCAATTCATTCGAACTCACATTTGAAAGCAGAACGCTGTAATTTTTAAAAACGAGATCACTAATATTCATTGTATAATACCCATCTGTAGTTCCAAAAAAATAATTGGAAGGAGACAATTGCGTAATATTTTCGTACCCTAGCATAGAATTTGTCAAGGAAACCGGAATTGGAATACTGTTTTGTTTGAGTTGATTGCCTAGTTTGTTTGGTGCAAAATAACTAATATAATTTTTTGAAAATAGCCAAATACGATTGGAATCATCCACAATCATTTTTCCTGAGGTATATTCGTCTTTTTCAAAAACAGTACTTAGGATAGGCTCTTTTTCAAACTGCTTGGTTTTGGGATTGAGTTTAAAAACTCCTTTTTTATAAGCATAATAAATCGCACCATTAAAAGCGACTAGACTAGCATTCTTTCCTTTTTCTGGTTCTTTGTAGGCGAAAACATTTTTAATTTTCAGCAAATTCGCATCGGTCTGCAACCTGAAAACACCTTTATATTCATGACTAACATAAATTTCAAAATCTGAACTAATTTCAAAATATTTGGTCGAATAATCAAAGCCCATTATTTTATTTCGAAAATGCCATTGCCTATTTTTCTTTTCTAAAACAGATATTCCATAGTAATTTCCTTGTACTAACAAATTACTATTTCCTGGAACTTTCTCAAATTTCCAAGTCCCCGAACTAGAAAAAATAGACTGCGCTTGACCGTTTTGCACAATGAAGGTACCAGTATCATGTCCACAAAACAAAGTGTCGTCTGTTACAAACAAAGACCAAACTTGCCCCTTGGTTCCTTTTACAAACTGAAATTCTTCATTACTTTGAAAATTTTTACAAAACAATCCCTGATTGGTCCCAACATACAATTTACCTCCAAAAAGTTTTGAGGTATAAACCGTCCCCAAAACACCAGAATCATCTACATAACTTTGAATAGGCGATTTTAAATTGATACAATTAATACCATTATCCAATCCTATCCATAGATTTTTCTCATTATCTTCAAATAGTGACAGTGCAGTATTATTGCTTAAGCCCTTCCTTTGTGAAATGTGATACTGAAGCTTTCCTTCTTTCGAAACAATATAAATTCCATTTGAAACTGTTCCTATAGCATACCCGCCCGATACGAGAGCACAGCTATAAACGCTACCATCCTTTAATTGATCATCAATGTCTGTACTTAATTTAGATAAAACACCTCCTAATAATTTGTAAAAACCATTGGATTGCGTCATTAAAACTAAGCTGTCATCTTGCGGAAAAACATTGACTATCCTATTATTTTTTAATTGCGTATTGGAAGCGATTAATTTACTTTTACCGCTTTCTATCTCGTACAAACCTTGCCCGTGCGTTTGAAAATAAAGTGCACCATCGGATCGAAAAGATCGTACAATATTTGAACTAGGTGCTATTATTTTAAAACTCCCAGTCTTTGTATCATAAATATAAATTCGATTCAAGGATTGAAAAATTACCCATTGCTCATAGCTTAGAATATTCCAAAACTGTTCGTCGTCGAGAATTTTACTCTTTATGTAATGACTAATAGAATAATATTTTAAGGTACCATCAGATTTTCTTTTCCAAAAACCAAATTCCATGTAACTTCCTGTATATACACGATCACCAATCACTTTAACAGACCGTATAATTGCTTCGTTCGGTGATGGGTATAACTTCCAGTTTGAGCCATTAAACTCTAGTAAACCATCATTATTTGCAAAAAACACAAATTGATTATCTCCTTGCGAAATCATCCAATTTTGGTTACCTGCTCCATAGCTTATTGGACTATAATTTACAATCGGAGGTAGATCTTGACCAGAAGCAATGAATATTATAAAAACAGTAAATAATAGGTTGAGTTTTGTTTTCAATCTTATAAATTTTTTGAAGTTTTGCTAGTGTAAATTTAAGATTATAAATTAGTAGGACCTTAAAAACAATTAGATAATAACTATACAACAATTAAAAATGGATTTTTGGCTACAAAATCTGCAATTTTTAACCAATTTTATGACTTGTTCACCCCTATTTCTCTGTTTAAAATTACTTACTTTTGTATAAATTCGTTTTTTTATGCAAGTTGACCTTTCTACATTAGATCCCAAGAAAAATATTATCATTAAAGGTGCTCAGGTGCACAATCTTAAAAATGTTGATGTTGCCATCCCAAGAAATAAGTTGGTGGTAATAACTGGACTTTCCGGCTCTGGAAAATCAAGTTTGGCCTTTGATACGTTATATGCCGAAGGGCAACGTCGTTACGTAGAGAGTTTGTCCTCGTATGCGCGTCAGTTTTTGGGCCGTTTGGATAAGCCAAAAGTCGAATACATTAAAGGTATTGCTCCTGCCATAGCAATTGAGCAGAAAGTAAACACTACCAATGCCCGCTCTACAGTGGGGACCTCAACTGAGATTTATGATTATATCAAACTCCTATATGCCCGTATTGGTCGTACCTACTCCCCTATATCTGGGCAGGAAGTAAAGAAAAATACCGTAACCGATGTTGTAAATGCTGTAAAAGCTTTGGAACCAAATAGCAAATGGCTACTCCTAGCTCCTATCTTTTTGGAGAAAGGTCGAAAGCTTGAAGAAAAACTAAATACCCTACTTCAACAAGGTTTTGCTCGTGTTTTGATTGATAACGAAATGGTACGTTTGGACGAACTACCAGCTAAATTAGCTAAAAAAGAAATCCTTTTAATCATCGATAGAATTGTAGTCAAAGACGAAGAAGAGTTTTATAACCGCTTGTCTGATGCCGTGCAAACTGCTTTTTTTGAAGGAAAAGGAGAATGCTATTTACAAGATATAAACACTAAGGAACGTTTGTCTTATTCTAATAATTTTGAGTTAGACGGAATCACCTTCTTGGAACCAAATGTTCATTTATTTAGTTTCAACAATCCTTACGGTGCCTGCCCTGTGTGTGAAGGTTACGGAAACATCATAGGTATTGATGCCGAATTGGTGGTTCCCAATACCTCTTTGTCTGTGTATGAAAGTGCAATTTTTCCGTGGCGCGGCGAGAGCATGAGCTGGTACAAAGAAGAATTAATCAAGCACGCCTACAAATTTGATTTCCCTATCCACAAACCGTTTTTCGAACTAACAGCAGCTCAAAAAGAAGTAATCTGGACAGGAAATAGCTTTTTTCAAGGATTGAATGACTTTTTTCAGGAATTAGAAGCGAAAAATTATAAAATACAAAATCGTGTCATGCTTTCCCGCTACCGTGGCAAAACAAAATGTACCGCTTGTAAAGGGAAACGACTGAGAGTTGAAGCAAATTATGTGAAAATAAACGGCAAAACAGTATCTGAGTTGGTCGATCTACCGATTCAGCACTTGATTACTTTTTTCGAAAATATTGTTTTAGATATCTACGAAAAACAAATTGCCAAACGATTGTTAATCGAAATAAATAACCGTCTCTCCTTCTTGACCGAAGTAGGATTGAGTTATTTAACTTTAAATAGAAATTCATCTACGCTCTCTGGTGGTGAATCGCAACGTATCAATCTTGCTACCTCCTTAGGGAGTAGTTTGGTAGGATCGATGTATATTTTGGATGAGCCAAGTATCGGTCTACACCCTAAAGATTCTGAACGCTTGATTAAAGTACTACTTTCTTTGCGCGATTTAGGAAACACGGTGATCGTTGTTGAACATGACGAAGATATCATGAAAGCCGCTGATATGATTATAGATATTGGTCCCGAAGCAGGGACTTTTGGTGGAAATCTGGTAGCACAAGGAACATATGACGAAATATTAAAATCAACATCACTAACCGCTAAGTATTTAAACGGAGACTTAGCAATCGAAATTCCGAAAAAACGTCGACCTTTTAAGAATTTTATCGAAATTATTGGTGCCCGTGAAAATAATTTGCAAAATATTGATGTCAAGTTTCCATTAGATGTCTTGACTGTTATTACAGGAGTTTCAGGTAGTGGAAAAAGTACGTTGGTAAAGAAAATTCTTTTTCCAGCAATGCAAAAAAAGCTCGATAATGCGGGGGAAAAAGCAGGACAGTTTACCGAAATCAAGGGATCTTATTCGCACATTAAGCATATTGAATATGTGGATCAAAACCCGATTGGTCGTAGTTCGCGTTCCAATCCTGTGACCTACATCAAGGCCTATGACGATATTAGAGATTTATTTTCGAAAGAAAAACTATCGAAGTTACGAGGTTATTTGCCTAAACATTTTTCGTTTAACGTAGACGCAGGACGTTGTGAAACTTGTAGTGGAGAAGGAACAATAAATGTCGAAATGGTCTTTATGGCCGATGTGCAATTACCTTGCGAAACCTGTAACGGTAAACGTTTCAAAAAAGAAATACTCGAAGTACAGTTTGAAGGCAAAAATATCCATGACATTTTGAGCTTAACCATTGATGATGCAGTTGCATTTTTCGAAAAAAACAAGCAAGCCAAAATTACACAGAAACTAAAACCACTTCAAGATGTGGGACTTGGATATGTACAGTTAGGGCAATCCTCTTCAACACTATCCGGTGGAGAAGCGCAACGTATCAAACTCGCTTCGTTTCTAGTTAAAGGGGTTACCAAAGAAAAAGCACTTTTTGTATTTGATGAGCCAACTACGGGTTTACATTTTCATGATATCAAGAAATTAATGGCGTCGTTTGATGCTTTAATCGAAAAAGGGCATTCTATTTTGGTCATCGAGCACAATCTAGATTTGATCAAATGTGCCGATTATATTATCGATTTAGGTCCAGAAGGTGGTGAGCATGGCGGGCAACTGCTTGCGCAAGGTACACCTGAAGAAATTATAAAAAACAAAAAATCGGTTACGGCCAAGTATTTAAAAGAAAAATTAAAATCGAAATAATGACGTACAAAGCAGTAATTTTTGACCTTGACGGCACTTTGGTCAACTCTTTGAGCGATATTGCAACTGCCACAAACACCGTTTTGGCAAACAACAATTTCCCTACGCACGACGACCAAGCCTATAATTTTTTTGTAGGCAGCGGATTGCGTACCAGTGTTGCTCGTGCCTTACCCGCACATGCTCAAACTGAAACTGAAATTGATCGTTGCTACGATGAGATGATGCTAATTTATAACCGCGACTGTACTTTGACTACAAAACCATACAGTGGCATTATATCTCTCCTGGATCAATTGAAGGCGAAAGGAATAAAATTGGCCGTTTTATCGAACAAAGCAGATGCTCTGACAAAGAAAATCGCTGGTGAAATCTTTCCAGATTATTTTGAAATCATTCAAGGTCTAACCACCGAAGAATTTAAAAAACCGAACCCAGTCGTAGCATTGCAAATGGCTGCACAACTTGGCGTACAACCAAATGAAGTCTTGTACGTAGGTGATAGTGGCGTAGATATGGAAACAGCCGTTAACGCACAATTTCATGCTGTTGGCGTGCTTTGGGGTTTTCGACCGAAAGAAGAATTGCTAGCTACGGGAGCACAAACTTTACTTCACAACGCCGAAGAACTTCTGGAATTGCTATAAATTCTAAATCCCGTACTATTTTCTGTTCCTCTTTTTTTATTTCGAAAAGAAACCTATTTCAAGCATTAGATTCGCTATATTTATAAGGATTCATATAAACACACGGAAGCATGAAAATCTTACTAACAGGAGCTACAGGATACATCGGAAAAAGAATTCTACCCGCTTTGGTAGACGCGGGACACGAAGTAATTTGTTGTGTACGCGATGCAAAAAGATTTCACCCACCTGCTTCCTTAATAGATCAAATAGCTATTATCGAAATCGATCTTTTGGACAAAAAATCTTTAGACCGTATTCCAAAAGATATTGATGGTGCTTATTACTTAGTTCATTCTATGTCCGCTTCCTCGGATTATGAAGTACTAGAACAACAATCTGCAGAAAATTTCAGGGATGCACTTGCAAACACAAACGTAAAACATTTGGTCTATTTGAGCGGCATCGTGAATGAAACAGATTTATCTCCTCACCTAGCTTCTCGCAAAAATGTTGAACTTATTTTAAAAAAAGGGTCGTATCACTTTACCACTTTAAGGGCCGGAATCATCATTGGTTCTGGTAGTGCTTCGTTTGAAATCATTCGTGATTTGGTCGAAAAGCTTCCTTTTATGATCACCCCAAAATGGTTAATGACCAAATGTCAACCTATTGGTGTGACGGATGTAATCTTATTCTTGACTCAAACTATTTTTAACGTCAAAACATTCGATCAAAATTTTGATATTGGCGGGCCCGATATCCTTACCTACAAGCAAATGTTACTAGAGTTTGCTCAAGTACGAAATCTAAAACGCACCATCGTTATCGTACCCGTAATGACTCCAAAACTCTCCTCCTATTGGTTGTATTTCGTAACTTCTACCTCTTACAAATTGGCTACGGCCTTGGTGGATAGCATGAAGATAGAAGTCATTTGTCGCAACCACGACCTAAATACCATTTTAAACATTCAACCCCTTACTTACAGACAAGCCTTAAAAAAAGCGTTTCTGAAAATCGAAAGTAATTCGATCGTATCAAGCTGGAAAGACGCCTATGTGAGCAGTGGTAATACGATGACCATATCAGATTTTATTACGGTACCTTCTCATGGTTGTTTTGTTGACCAACGTGAAAAAATTATCCTTGATCGAAAAGCCAGCATTGCAAAAATTTGGGGAATTGGAGGTATTAACGGTTGGTATTATGGTAACTGGCTCTGGAAACTAAGAGGTTTCATGGATAAACTTGCTGGCGGTGTAGGACTACGTCGAGGACGCACCAATCCAGATGCACTTAATGTGGGTGATGCGTTGGACTTTTGGCGAATATTATATGCTGACAAAGAAGAAGGTCGATTGCTGTTGTATGCCGAAATGAAGCTACCTGGCGAGGCTTGGTTGGAGTTTAAAATCAAAGATAACAAACTACAACAAACTGCTACTTTCCGTCCACTAGGTCTTGCAGGCAGACTGTATTGGTATTCAGTACTGCCGTTTCATGGTTTCATCTTCAAGGGTATGCTAAATGCTATTATCAAAGGCAATTAATCATTCGATCTAAAACTTACTTTTTGATTTTTCGTAACAAACCATCAATAACACCATTAATTTCTGGTGAAATGGTGAATTTATAATTGAGATACCAATAAGCGATAGTCACCAAAATCGACTTTAAGGCAATAGCCACTAAAGGATACATTGGGAATTCCCAAAAGTAAAAAGCAAAAAATAGCCCAGCTGTCAAAAGTATAGACCAGACCGTTTGCTTAGAAAACGGATACAAATCCATACGTTTAACCACAAACATCAATTTGGCCAAACTATATAAGGTGATCGATAATAAGGTTGCAAAAGCAGAACCCGTGATACCAAAACGTGGAATAAAAAACATATTAAGCACTACAGTTAAGAACACTAGAAATAGCCCTAAAAATAAGACCATGCGGTAGTATTTGGAGTTGAAGATAATAGCATTATTATTCCCTAAAATCAGATCAAAATACTTTGATAGACCAATCATAAAAACAACTACAATTCCGCCACTGTATGCTTTTGGAACCAATTCATACAATTGATTGATATTTACAAAGATGCACAACATCACAAAACCACCCACAACCTGCAAATTGATACTTGTTTTTTTGTACAAACTGTTCAATTCATCATGCTTGTCTTCATGCATTAATTTAGCCGTGATTGGGTATACAATTTGGTGCATAGCACGACTAGGCACCGAAATCACCAAAGCAATGTAGGTGGCCACAGAGTAGTAAGCAATATTGTCAATTTTCATGTATTGGTTTAACATCAATTTGTCTCCATCTAATAGCAAATTGGCCACACTACCCGACAAAATAATGTAAAAAGTATATTCCAAAATCTCTTTGACGTTGTCTGGAATCACAAATTGAAAATTTGGTTTTTTTATTCGAAAGGCATATAGCATCGTAATTAGCAGCGCTAAAAAGTACAAACCAGCGGTTACATACACAAATTCTATAGGAGAAATGTATCCAAAATAAACGGCTATGGTGGCAAAAAATGAAAATATACGTAAGCCAACTTCTTTTATAAAATTACCAAAAACAGAATGCATGTGCACGCGTGCCCAAGCATAAAAAATCTCAAAATAGGCCATACAAATACCCACAAACGGAATCAACCAAATGAACTCTTTGACAATGGGGTTTTTCTTGGTAACAAAATACACAATGGTATCAAAATAAAACAATCCTATCAATCCTAGCGGAATGCATAAAAGTAGCGGAAACAAAACAGTAAACGACATGAAGCGATCACGTTCCTCCTCCGTTTTATATTGTGAGTAGTACTTGACCAGAGTATTTTGCATACCAATGGCAAACAGTGGCATGATCACATTGGCAGCCGAAAGTACATAATTGGTCACGGCATAATAGGTGGCTCCCAGAAAAACAGGATATAAGTAGAGCGTATTGATTGCTCCTACTCCAAAACCCAAATACGTAATGATGGTATTCTTTAACGACTGATTTAATACTATTCCCATGAAAAAGGTTAGAAATTATGGTTTATTATTGGTTAGAATTCAGCAACGAAGCTAATTCTTTGGTTAGATTTTTTCTAGAATATTGTTGTAATCCAACCGCATTCGATTGAAGTTTACCTTCCAAATACTGATTATAGAAATCTAGAATTTTATTCTTCAAACGCTCTTTTTCCGTGTATCGAAAGAAAACGCCTGTGTTTGTACTAGTGATAATTTCGGCAAAATCTGAATCTTCAGGACCAATCGCCACAATCGGACGGTTGGAAACCATGTATTCAAAAAGTTTCCCAGGTATGATGCTCTTGGTATCTGCTGAATCAATTTCGATAAGCAACAAAACCTGCGATTTTTTTTGGTGCGCAATGGCTTCCTCATGTGATATGTACCCCAAATTATTCAAATAAGAATCTAATTTGTAACTTGAAATAGTTTCTAAAACCTCTTGACTGACTGCTCCAATAAGTTTAATCTCTAAATGCGACTTAAAATTTGGTACCTCAGCAAGAATTTCAACCAAACTCTCCCACAAAATCGCTGGATTGCGCTCTGACAAAAAAGAACCAATATGCGCCAAAGTGAAGGCGATATCCAACTTTTGATTTCCAACCGCTTCATTATCGTAACCGTTGGTTATCACTTTAATTGGTTTTGTAGTAATCGCTTGAAATTCCGTTTTGGTTGTTTTACTAGTAACAATTATAGTGTCAGCAGCATTTAAAACTTGGTATTCTAATTTCTTATGTTTTTTAGCCGCATAAGTAGACAATCTTAACGATTTGTGGTATCCAATAGTAGTCCATGGATCGCGGAAATCTGCAAACCATTTTACCCCTAATTTTTTTTGCAGCTGTAGCCCAATCAGGTGTAAACTGTGTGGAGGTCCAGAGGTTATAATGGTTTTAATAGAATGTTCTGCAATATACTGTTCCAAAAAAGTAACCGAAGGCTTTACCCAATATTTTCGAGCATCTGGAATAAAAAGATTCCCTCGTATCCACAAGAAAACTTTATCCAAAAAGCTTTGCTTCTTTTTATTCGGAATAATTCCGGAGCTAATTTTTTTGGTTTTATTTTTCGAAAAAAAAGAGGCCAATTGATAAGGTTCGAAAATAGGTTGTTTTATGACCGTTACATTATCTGAAACCTCAGCAACCAACTTGTTGTCTACGATTGGATAGGTAGGATTCTCAGGCACATATACAATAGGTTGAAAACCAAAATCAGGTAAATATTTAGCAAACTTCAACCATCGTTGTACACCTGGACCTCCTGCTGGTGGCCAATAATAGGTAATAATTAAAACTTTTGAATCACTAGGCTTTAAAGGGTCATTTGATTCAGTACGGATTTTATTCTCCATAATTACTGTTCAAGACCATTGCTATTGGCTAGATTTTTTTTTCTTTCGATATAAATTCCGCCAATCAATAATAGTAAGATTACACCACAACTAGCCAAGGTAATTGCACTACCAGTTTTTATAACTTGAGGCTCAAATTTGAACTCAATTGTGTGTTTCCCTGGAGGCACCATCATAGCTCTTAATACATAATCTACAGGAAAATGATTGGTTAATTCGCCGTCAACATAAGCATTCCAACCTTTTTCATAATAAATTTCAGAGAATACAGCTAGACCTTCATTTTTAGTTTCAGCGGTATATTTCAAATAATTCGGCTTATAAACGTTCAACTGAATAGTTCCTGTAGTATCTAAATTTCGTTTTAAACGAGCGT encodes the following:
- a CDS encoding SusC/RagA family TonB-linked outer membrane protein, giving the protein MKSNYLLIVFLMLSTLGFAQGYDLSGVVKEKATGLTIPGANVQIKNTAIGTSTDFDGNFTLKKIPSGAVVVVSFIGFKTFEYKVTASKNNLDVIMDSDAKTLDEVVVIGYGSQKKREVTGAVSVIDSKTLEILKPVKIEQALQGTVAGVNVTTQSGSPGAALDIRIRGVGTNGTSGPTTIIDGYVGELGLLNPNDIESLTVLKDAQAAIYGTIGANGIILVTTKSGKKNSKARISYNTYAGFQEASKKLNLLNATEYALLLNESYANGGGAVQYPNVTGLGKGTNWQKEVMSTGVPIINHDMSVNGGSEKMTYAVSASHLDQNGIVGESKSGFLRNTARVALGADVTDRLKLKTNVIYTQFDRKTLSENGLGSVLFNALNVPATIAPRDADGNFTLVPITTGFGNEIINPLAQIDNTYNSYNFKKINGNFGLDYKVATGLVFASSIGFNTSNSKSRIFAKEVHYGGKVFDVVRSSVTQQTVNDNNYSFDAFLTYTKKVNDHNFVGTLGNTIFKEWGNSLTGTGYDVPNNEWAYADISLTTGILDAKTNASYAYDERRLSYFGRMQYDFKGKYLLSAMLRRDASTKFGPNNRVGYFPSFTAGWVISDEGFFGTDKKVNFMKLRASYGTLGNDQIPNNGYVGLLGGEATYVSNG
- a CDS encoding triple tyrosine motif-containing protein produces the protein MKTKLNLLFTVFIIFIASGQDLPPIVNYSPISYGAGNQNWMISQGDNQFVFFANNDGLLEFNGSNWKLYPSPNEAIIRSVKVIGDRVYTGSYMEFGFWKRKSDGTLKYYSISHYIKSKILDDEQFWNILSYEQWVIFQSLNRIYIYDTKTGSFKIIAPSSNIVRSFRSDGALYFQTHGQGLYEIESGKSKLIASNTQLKNNRIVNVFPQDDSLVLMTQSNGFYKLLGGVLSKLSTDIDDQLKDGSVYSCALVSGGYAIGTVSNGIYIVSKEGKLQYHISQRKGLSNNTALSLFEDNEKNLWIGLDNGINCINLKSPIQSYVDDSGVLGTVYTSKLFGGKLYVGTNQGLFCKNFQSNEEFQFVKGTKGQVWSLFVTDDTLFCGHDTGTFIVQNGQAQSIFSSSGTWKFEKVPGNSNLLVQGNYYGISVLEKKNRQWHFRNKIMGFDYSTKYFEISSDFEIYVSHEYKGVFRLQTDANLLKIKNVFAYKEPEKGKNASLVAFNGAIYYAYKKGVFKLNPKTKQFEKEPILSTVFEKDEYTSGKMIVDDSNRIWLFSKNYISYFAPNKLGNQLKQNSIPIPVSLTNSMLGYENITQLSPSNYFFGTTDGYYTMNISDLVFKNYSVLLSNVSSNELNGELHNNPIDVEGEFNHDENNISFNYTVPEYNKYINAEYQYALEGFQEEWSDWNVKSSVNFKNLPSGDYVFKVKAKFANSNLENTQVYNFTILKPWYGTNFAVIMYLILGFISVKLMLDQYNLYHRKQQEKLIEENNLLLEIKELENEQQLMRLKNEKLSQNVDDINKELAASEMNLNSKNELLTFIQDDLKKSTEDGDSRSIKSVISTINKNITGKDSWSVFQDAFAKTDKEFLKKMKEIHPNLTANDLKLCAYLRLNLSSKEIAPLLNISVRSVEIKRYRLRKKMDLAHEQGLAEYILAV
- the uvrA gene encoding excinuclease ABC subunit UvrA, whose product is MQVDLSTLDPKKNIIIKGAQVHNLKNVDVAIPRNKLVVITGLSGSGKSSLAFDTLYAEGQRRYVESLSSYARQFLGRLDKPKVEYIKGIAPAIAIEQKVNTTNARSTVGTSTEIYDYIKLLYARIGRTYSPISGQEVKKNTVTDVVNAVKALEPNSKWLLLAPIFLEKGRKLEEKLNTLLQQGFARVLIDNEMVRLDELPAKLAKKEILLIIDRIVVKDEEEFYNRLSDAVQTAFFEGKGECYLQDINTKERLSYSNNFELDGITFLEPNVHLFSFNNPYGACPVCEGYGNIIGIDAELVVPNTSLSVYESAIFPWRGESMSWYKEELIKHAYKFDFPIHKPFFELTAAQKEVIWTGNSFFQGLNDFFQELEAKNYKIQNRVMLSRYRGKTKCTACKGKRLRVEANYVKINGKTVSELVDLPIQHLITFFENIVLDIYEKQIAKRLLIEINNRLSFLTEVGLSYLTLNRNSSTLSGGESQRINLATSLGSSLVGSMYILDEPSIGLHPKDSERLIKVLLSLRDLGNTVIVVEHDEDIMKAADMIIDIGPEAGTFGGNLVAQGTYDEILKSTSLTAKYLNGDLAIEIPKKRRPFKNFIEIIGARENNLQNIDVKFPLDVLTVITGVSGSGKSTLVKKILFPAMQKKLDNAGEKAGQFTEIKGSYSHIKHIEYVDQNPIGRSSRSNPVTYIKAYDDIRDLFSKEKLSKLRGYLPKHFSFNVDAGRCETCSGEGTINVEMVFMADVQLPCETCNGKRFKKEILEVQFEGKNIHDILSLTIDDAVAFFEKNKQAKITQKLKPLQDVGLGYVQLGQSSSTLSGGEAQRIKLASFLVKGVTKEKALFVFDEPTTGLHFHDIKKLMASFDALIEKGHSILVIEHNLDLIKCADYIIDLGPEGGEHGGQLLAQGTPEEIIKNKKSVTAKYLKEKLKSK
- a CDS encoding HAD family hydrolase, which codes for MTYKAVIFDLDGTLVNSLSDIATATNTVLANNNFPTHDDQAYNFFVGSGLRTSVARALPAHAQTETEIDRCYDEMMLIYNRDCTLTTKPYSGIISLLDQLKAKGIKLAVLSNKADALTKKIAGEIFPDYFEIIQGLTTEEFKKPNPVVALQMAAQLGVQPNEVLYVGDSGVDMETAVNAQFHAVGVLWGFRPKEELLATGAQTLLHNAEELLELL